The sequence TTTTAGCTTTAGTTGAACTGACTCATTTATTCTTAACCGATATGAAAAAACGCAGGTCGGGTGCAATTGTTAATGTGGCTTCTATTGCGGGTTATCAACCTTTACCCTATTCTTCCGTTTACTCTGGAACAAAAGCCTTTGTTTTGACGTTTACAGAAGCCTTATGGGCAGAAAATAAAGACTCTGGGGTGAGAATTTTAGTAGTCTGTCCGGGCCCTACAGAATCTAACTTTTTTGTAGAAGCAGAATTTCCCCAAACCTTTGCAGGTGCAGGACAAAATTATGCAACGGCGGAGGAAGTCGTTCAAGAGACGTTACAAGCCTTAGAAAAAGAGTTTTCTACTTTAGTAACGGGAGGATTAAGTAATCAATTTATTGTGAATTTACCTCGATTTTTCCCCAGGGATACGATTGTTAGTATTGTAGAAAAACAGTTTAAACCTAAGAAATAATCTTGTTGTAGGGCTAAAGCCCTCCGATCTTAGGGTTAAAGCCCTACAACGATTGATGCGGATAAGTGCCACCGGGTAAGATTTTAACCAGGGGAGAATTGCGATAAAACACTTTCCAAAAGTCCTACCCTATAGGAAGTAATATGATGACAAACCGATCGCCCTGTTCTTTAATAACAAATGTCAATTAGTTTATCAACCTGAGTGGGAGGCTATTGTTGAATGGATTGCTCATTAAGTTATGCAGATATCCTAAAAAAAGGAGATGGTGTCTTGATTCCTGGCCATAGCCGAAAGTATTTCAGGAAGCCATATCTAAAAGCGTTAAGTTTTTTTTCAGGTTGCATGGGTTTGGATTTGGGACTAGAAAGAGAAGGAATTGAAATACTTCTGGCCTGTGAACTTGATCGAGCAGCCCGAAAAACTATTCAAACAAATCGACCAGATCTAGCCATTATTGGGGATATCAGAGATTATTCAGCGACAGAAATTCGGGAAAAGGCAGGATTGAGTTTAGCCACAGAGATCGATATAATTGTTGGTGGCCCACCATGTCAAGCGTTTAGTAGTGCGGGTAAGCGTCAAGGATTTAACGACGAACGTGGAAATGTTTTCTTAAAGTTTATTGATTTGATTATTGAGCTTCAACCCCGATTTGCAGTAATTGAGAATGTCCGAGGATTACTATCTGCTCCGTTACAGCACAGACCCCATGAAATGAGGGGGAAGAACTTTCCATCTCTATCTCAAGATGAAAAAAGGGGTGGCGCACTCCTGTTTATCATTCAACGACTCAAAGAAGCCGGGTACAGCATTTCCTTCAATTTATATAATGCTGCTAATTTCGGGTCGCCACAACAGCGAGAAAGAGTAATTATTACTTGTAACCGGGATGGAGAAAAACTCCCCTATCTCACACCAACTCACTCAGAAAAAGAGTTATATGGTCTGACACGATGGCGGACATTGCAAGAAGCGCTGGAAGGACTACCTAAAGATGGGCACCACTTTGTTAAGTTTCCTGAAAAACGACTCAAATACTATCGGCTGTTGAAACCTGGACAATATTGGCGGGACTTACCAACAGGACTTCACCAGGAAGCACTTGGGGCTTCTTATCATACAGGTGGCGGGAAAACTGGTTTCTACCGGAGGTTAGCTTGGGATAAGCCTTCTCCGACCCTAGTAACCCATCCAGCTATGCCTGCAACTGACCTCGCCCATCCAGAAGAGGATAGACCCCTTAGTATTGAAGAGTACAAGCGAATACAAGAATTTCCCGATGATTGGATCATCACGGGTACTTTACTCGATCAGTATCGACAAGTCGGAAATGCAGTACCCTGTTCTTTGGGAAGAGCTATCGCCAGAATGTTATTGACTTATTTGAAAGGAGAAACACCAATTGTTTATCCAAACTTTCCCTATTCGCGCTACCACAAGACTGACGATGTGAGTTGGATGGTTGAAACTCTCGGTGATCTTGAAGAAACATTAGGAAAGCAACTTTCTTTGAATCTAATCTGAGTGACTAAGTA comes from Planktothrix sp. FACHB-1365 and encodes:
- a CDS encoding SDR family oxidoreductase; this encodes MKTALITGASVGIGAAFAKELASRKMDVVLVARSQDKLEKLAEQFQTQYNIKAHVILQDLTKPGAAKAVYDAISQAGLTIDLLINNAGFGDYGAFVERPLEKQVQMIQLNILALVELTHLFLTDMKKRRSGAIVNVASIAGYQPLPYSSVYSGTKAFVLTFTEALWAENKDSGVRILVVCPGPTESNFFVEAEFPQTFAGAGQNYATAEEVVQETLQALEKEFSTLVTGGLSNQFIVNLPRFFPRDTIVSIVEKQFKPKK
- a CDS encoding DNA cytosine methyltransferase, with protein sequence MDCSLSYADILKKGDGVLIPGHSRKYFRKPYLKALSFFSGCMGLDLGLEREGIEILLACELDRAARKTIQTNRPDLAIIGDIRDYSATEIREKAGLSLATEIDIIVGGPPCQAFSSAGKRQGFNDERGNVFLKFIDLIIELQPRFAVIENVRGLLSAPLQHRPHEMRGKNFPSLSQDEKRGGALLFIIQRLKEAGYSISFNLYNAANFGSPQQRERVIITCNRDGEKLPYLTPTHSEKELYGLTRWRTLQEALEGLPKDGHHFVKFPEKRLKYYRLLKPGQYWRDLPTGLHQEALGASYHTGGGKTGFYRRLAWDKPSPTLVTHPAMPATDLAHPEEDRPLSIEEYKRIQEFPDDWIITGTLLDQYRQVGNAVPCSLGRAIARMLLTYLKGETPIVYPNFPYSRYHKTDDVSWMVETLGDLEETLGKQLSLNLI